A stretch of Malus sylvestris chromosome 11, drMalSylv7.2, whole genome shotgun sequence DNA encodes these proteins:
- the LOC126589349 gene encoding endoribonuclease Dicer homolog 3a-like, with translation MSSRYWQSSYTKIMKDFYHQSANRPKIFGMTESPVIRNGCELHADFQFDCTKACDLGFISLKLYELLQIFQSFEPVAKFNASFL, from the exons ATGTCATCGCGCTACTGGCAATCATCCTATACGAAAATAATGAAG GATTTTTATCACCAATCTGCGAACCGGCCAAAGATTTTTGGGATGACAGAATCCCCTGTCATAAGAAACG GCTGCGAACTTCATGCAGACTTTCAGTTTGACTGCACAAAGGCGTGCGATTTGGGTTTCATATCTCTAAAGTTATACGAACTACTACAAATTTTCCAGTCATTTG AACCGGTAGCAAAGTTCAATGCCTCATTTTTGTAG